atataactctataggGAAAACACAAAGAGTCAACCTGACCGTCCCTTTAAATGTGAAAACGATATGGAAACTGGCAATAATATAAGGACATTATCCAAAAGTTATCAACTTACTTAAGTGTTTTGTACTGGTCTCTCTCATAGTTCGTCTCCGGTCCCTCGCTCTCGTATGATGCTAAGTAAAGTGCTGTatagaaaataaatataacCAATTAACTTCTGCATTCGCTTTGAGTACTTAAGATAAACAACCTTCATTTTATTTAGAAGTGTTTGAACAGTGAAATTTCATCAACATAATTCAATTGTTAAATATTGTGTTGTTCAGGGtatataatttatttaaaggaattctattgattttttttatattagtaTTTAGAGTTTCCCAATTTGAAACCAAGCCTAAACGAGGTAACAAGTCGATTACAGTTTGGTCAGAACAGCCACATCAGAGCAGTTCAACCGAACACGCTAAAAAATCTCAACCAATGACCAAAGCTCAAACATGTTTCTGGGTGTGTCCTCAAAACACATCCCAGGAaagaacaacattttgtttgaatgattgGCACACAATGACATCATCCGTTAATTAAGGCAGAATTAAGACTCACAATTTTCTGAGAATACAGGTGCCGTGAGTAGGTAATTAAGGGCTTGTCTGTCTCGTGGATAAGGGCATTCCACCTGTTTCCACGTCATGAATTCAGTCACCTGCTTTGCTGTTTGCCAAAATTTCTGTTTAACAGGAAACACATGTAAGACATAAATTAGTACATAAAATAGTAACGAGAGACGACAGCAGCATTAATACAGTGTAAAAGATTACTTTTCAGTTAAGTTTGGTTCTTACTTCAGGCCTGTCAGTGGACCCTTTAAAAAAGAGCTGAAACACTACATGATGTAAGAATGATCGTGTAACGTCAAGTGAGCGCACGTCATTTACGCTGGCCGAATTGGGGCACCCATTAATCCAGTAACTAGGCTGATCTCacattattgtagttgtacattagTGTATTAGAGCAAACAGATTCCACAGGTAAATCACTAGGGTGGGAACAGAactcatgacctttgcattgctagagcagtgtctaacgACTAGACCATCAAGTGAGCCCACTGGTTAGAGGCAGTACGCATCCTAAACATCCCAAAGGATTTGTACATACCTGAAAGTTGATGTAGCCATTGGCAAGTTTATTCCTACATCCTTCGTTCAAGAAGTAGAGATCTTTGACGAAGAGACTGAAGAATGGGATGACAATCTTATCGCAAGCGCCATCTTGAGCACCCAAAGCTCTCTGCATTGCTGCCCTCAACGACTGTCGGTAAGTGTTGAAGTTACCCGATGGATCCATTTGATGCTGAAAGAACAAAGGAAAGCAGtgataatataaataatatttctttaaaaaataatatcaatagCAAAACTTATAACGTGCACTAGTCACCGATAGAGAGCCCAAGGCGCCtacaataatacaatacaataacttACAAGCCATGGTCTCGGAGCCATGGTCTCGGAAGGGGCTAgaaaaaatttcacaaaatgtttcaccatgcaaagtagACCGAAAAACTCACCTCTAGAATTTCAAACTTGTCCATGTTGACTTTGCCCCACGTCTTCTTCAGTCTTGTGACTGGACTCAGATTCAGACCAGCTGTAACGAAACAAGGTTGACATTTTTCATAATTAACTCTTAAGTGGTttagagcaccagactcaagctggtgtttctgatcagcagagtgtgggtttgaatcccagtcctgacacttgtgtccttcagcaagacactttaaaataattgttcctTCCTGAAGCTGGGACATTAAAGCGTTTTACGACATTGGAaagattgaaaatataaaagttcGCAGATTTGGACGTGCCTTTAACGGTATAAAGATGGTCATTGTGGGAAACCTTCCTTGAAATAGTTTTGCTTAAAATGCTATAGTTTTTTAGGAAATGAGTAAACCAATTGTTCTTTTTCACATCAGAAAAATTCTGTCAATTCGTCTGACTACTCACACATAATGGCCATCAGTGAATTAAAGTTTCCTATGTTATAACATTCCCTGGCAACGTCGATGAAGTACTCGATGAGTTTTGCTCGATGTTTCTTCTTGATGTGCATGCAGACCTCGGTGGCTACGAGGTAACTCAGCCGATTAAACCACTCGACGTACGCTTCCAGATTTTTGGTCCTCTTTAGGTCTAGCAGCCTCAGCTGGGGGGTTAGAAAGATAGAATGGTTGattaaaaaaactgtcctcACTCACAGCACAAGTGATATTAAGTTATTACATGTAAGGCACTTcacacaaattattaaaaaccaTCAAAATCATTACAGGAACTATTTGAAGCATAGACAGGAAAATTGTGATGACAATTCTAGGGGAAACCCACGCAACCaacttgggaaaaaaaaaaaaaaacaatccacaAAGTGTCCCCCGGCGTGATTCAACCgaggtcctagaggtggaagacaAGGAAAGATACCATTACGCTAACCCGACCACCTTAAAATTGATTATGTACTCACCGTtgtgtcatttttttcttccttcAAGAAGGATTGCACAAACTCCTCCGGTCCAATATTGGCTAAGCGCTCCAGTTCAATGTGTGTAAGCTGCTGAGCTAATACATAGGCACTTGGGCATACATCGATGATGTTGGTTTGAAACGCCGCTGGGTTCGTTCTTAACGAATGCATCCTCTCTGTTGCAGCTGCATTCACTCTGGATAACACGTCTTCGTACTTCTCCAATGTAGCAAGCTGACAAAAAAatatagcaaaaaaaaatttagAACACATACCTGATACTtcaaattctttctcaaaaactatgttacttcagagggagccgtttctcacaatgttttatactatcaacagctctctattgcttgtaccaagtaagttattatgctaacacaattattttgagtaattaccaattgtgtccagagcctttaactCACGCCCTGTTTTACTAGCAAACTACTCACCTTTCTAATCAGTGCTTGCATGATTTGACCCACATTTTTCCGCAAGCTCTGATCCACCGCTACACATTTCTGGGTGATGTCTCGAAGATGTCTCATCATGCGTTCATCTCTGAAGTCATACGGGAACGTTTCTGTCCATTCACTGTGAAAATGTAGAAACAGAGACGGTTGCATTAGCTTAAACTTTCTCCTATGTCGAAcattatcagggcccaatttcataaaactgccccgcggaaaatattgcttaacattttaacaatatatatataaataattttttttacaatctgcGCTTGTCGGCTCTTATCATTAGCTTGTGCATGGGGACAACCCTCCATACATACTAAGGGCTTTTTCGAAATTACGGCTTTGGCTCCAGGTTCGGCCCAGGCTAGCTTGGGCCCGCGATTGTTATGACAATATTGAGCGTGTTTTGCGCACGCGCTCAGGGCTAAGCCGaagacggagcctgaagctgaatccaaagctgaagccgtggtttGGAAAAGGGCCTACGAATCAAGAATACAAGTACTCACATGAGCAACTGAAAGAGGTGGAGGCTGAACTTCTTGGACGACTCTCTATCCATCTCAGGACTTCCCAGTTTCTGTTGTCTGATGCAGACCTGACAGACATCGTGGAGAAGCTGGTGAGGTTTGATGAAGAGGCGGGAGTTGAGGAGGAAAGCAAAAAGGTATGTCCTCTGTGGAAGGAAGaagatcataataataatatttatccAGGCAAAGAATTCACAAGTACAttgaaaatatataaaaaattaaaaaacctaCATTAAACAACAGTGGGAAGCCCAGGAGAGCAAAAAAAGTTGCCAAAAGGCGTTTGTTCTCCCAAAACCCGAAAAGCAAGGATTACGGTAAGACTGAAACGATTTTCTAATTTAATACTTCAATGAATACGGCAGTTATTTTTACTCCACTTGCGGCCAGACAGTGTCGATGAAGACGTCACTAAATTCTGAGTAATATAAACTAAAAAACACAGCAGGCACTTTAATTCCAGAGAGACTCTCAACCATTAAGAAGGAAACGTAAACAAACACTTCCAGAAAACCACAAAGACGTCACCAGGCAATTTTCAGGTTCATGTTCAAGGTACAGAGTCACACAGTGGCTTCTGGTTAGTCTACTAAAAGCCCAAAAGGAACCCTAAAATAAATACATGGGGTTGACCCAAGTATCAAACCACAAAGAGAGCTGCTGCGGTGGTGGAGTCTACCACATGATGGTTATTCAAGCCCGCTGTATGACGGATCGGCAGGTGGATCGTGTGTTAAGTACAGGTTTAGCGGAAAAGGTGACCTGTCTTCTCAGTACTCACTGGTCACAGAAACTATGCTTAAAGGATTTTTTCTAAATACAGGCATGCCATTTTGTCAttgggaaaaaaagtaggatGTTGTGGTGTACAGGGGCTGACCTTAtgcatggtgtaggctttaacaGACTTTTcattcaggctatttaatcacaatttgttGAATTCCCCCAAGGGCATCAACATTTGAaatcagacttaaaggcagtggacactattggtaattgtcaaagactagccttcacagttggtgtatctcaatatatgcataaaataacaaacctgtgaaaatttgagctcagtcggtcatcgaactcgtgagataataatgaaagaaaaaaacacccctcaagttctaaatctgaggtctcaaaatcaaattcgtggaaaattacttctttctggaaaactgtggcacttcagagggagccgtttctcacaatgttttataccatcaacctctccccattactcgtccataagaaaggttttatgctaataattgttttgagtaattaccaatagtgtccactgcctttaagaagcatTAGACACCAAAGATCAAGATTTCCTGAAGGGACAACAGTGTGTGGCGGAGGAAGTAAACCGAGTAGTATACTATTACAAGCTACACATGTACCACTGGGAGACAAGGCTAAGTACAACCTAAGACCAAGAACATATACGAGTCCTTGTTCTGTGGTTACAGAACACTTCTTACCCTGTAATGTAAACACTTCATTGTTTATCAAACCATTTTTCATAATTGCATTGTGttctctaataataataataataacaagttcttatatagcgcatttcacaataaactgtatcaatgcgctctAGTGGTATATAAACTGTATAACAAGT
This Asterias amurensis chromosome 21, ASM3211899v1 DNA region includes the following protein-coding sequences:
- the LOC139953301 gene encoding ras-GEF domain-containing family member 1B-like isoform X1; translation: MACKDDHNEEGETEFKEIMTQKQPSTPVKKETDIFGVQLEVTSRLLDAEGLRLHVLQRELNNKKNGTLRSPESRQKEFERQKEVISRLQFQHDMLKKQYHEAAMGMFKSNHRYFKSQRSLPHLGIKQTHKVRPSIFGTLTKEKVPKDDNKRRSLPQTSGLPAMFAEKFAVETSNTKPCNGQSSEAACQEDETTPALVYQDGNLNSGTLEAFVQHMVPTVDYYPDRTYLFAFLLNSRLFIKPHQLLHDVCQVCIRQQKLGSPEMDRESSKKFSLHLFQLLIEWTETFPYDFRDERMMRHLRDITQKCVAVDQSLRKNVGQIMQALIRKLATLEKYEDVLSRVNAAATERMHSLRTNPAAFQTNIIDVCPSAYVLAQQLTHIELERLANIGPEEFVQSFLKEEKNDTTLRLLDLKRTKNLEAYVEWFNRLSYLVATEVCMHIKKKHRAKLIEYFIDVARECYNIGNFNSLMAIMSGLNLSPVTRLKKTWGKVNMDKFEILEHQMDPSGNFNTYRQSLRAAMQRALGAQDGACDKIVIPFFSLFVKDLYFLNEGCRNKLANGYINFQKFWQTAKQVTEFMTWKQVECPYPRDRQALNYLLTAPVFSENSLYLASYESEGPETNYERDQYKTLKLQCSAANK
- the LOC139953301 gene encoding ras-GEF domain-containing family member 1B-like isoform X2, translated to MACKDDHNEEEIMTQKQPSTPVKKETDIFGVQLEVTSRLLDAEGLRLHVLQRELNNKKNGTLRSPESRQKEFERQKEVISRLQFQHDMLKKQYHEAAMGMFKSNHRYFKSQRSLPHLGIKQTHKVRPSIFGTLTKEKVPKDDNKRRSLPQTSGLPAMFAEKFAVETSNTKPCNGQSSEAACQEDETTPALVYQDGNLNSGTLEAFVQHMVPTVDYYPDRTYLFAFLLNSRLFIKPHQLLHDVCQVCIRQQKLGSPEMDRESSKKFSLHLFQLLIEWTETFPYDFRDERMMRHLRDITQKCVAVDQSLRKNVGQIMQALIRKLATLEKYEDVLSRVNAAATERMHSLRTNPAAFQTNIIDVCPSAYVLAQQLTHIELERLANIGPEEFVQSFLKEEKNDTTLRLLDLKRTKNLEAYVEWFNRLSYLVATEVCMHIKKKHRAKLIEYFIDVARECYNIGNFNSLMAIMSGLNLSPVTRLKKTWGKVNMDKFEILEHQMDPSGNFNTYRQSLRAAMQRALGAQDGACDKIVIPFFSLFVKDLYFLNEGCRNKLANGYINFQKFWQTAKQVTEFMTWKQVECPYPRDRQALNYLLTAPVFSENSLYLASYESEGPETNYERDQYKTLKLQCSAANK
- the LOC139953301 gene encoding ras-GEF domain-containing family member 1B-like isoform X4, which gives rise to MMAAYIFLMFVKRPKKSRKIPGDSTKSQRSLPHLGIKQTHKVRPSIFGTLTKEKVPKDDNKRRSLPQTSGLPAMFAEKFAVETSNTKPCNGQSSEAACQEDETTPALVYQDGNLNSGTLEAFVQHMVPTVDYYPDRTYLFAFLLNSRLFIKPHQLLHDVCQVCIRQQKLGSPEMDRESSKKFSLHLFQLLIEWTETFPYDFRDERMMRHLRDITQKCVAVDQSLRKNVGQIMQALIRKLATLEKYEDVLSRVNAAATERMHSLRTNPAAFQTNIIDVCPSAYVLAQQLTHIELERLANIGPEEFVQSFLKEEKNDTTLRLLDLKRTKNLEAYVEWFNRLSYLVATEVCMHIKKKHRAKLIEYFIDVARECYNIGNFNSLMAIMSGLNLSPVTRLKKTWGKVNMDKFEILEHQMDPSGNFNTYRQSLRAAMQRALGAQDGACDKIVIPFFSLFVKDLYFLNEGCRNKLANGYINFQKFWQTAKQVTEFMTWKQVECPYPRDRQALNYLLTAPVFSENSLYLASYESEGPETNYERDQYKTLKLQCSAANK
- the LOC139953301 gene encoding ras-GEF domain-containing family member 1B-like isoform X3, whose protein sequence is MAYSLLHDVVLAPKNGPVRKITTGRRVDTQERILIRAELFGIGEIPKPSIFGTLTKEKVPKDDNKRRSLPQTSGLPAMFAEKFAVETSNTKPCNGQSSEAACQEDETTPALVYQDGNLNSGTLEAFVQHMVPTVDYYPDRTYLFAFLLNSRLFIKPHQLLHDVCQVCIRQQKLGSPEMDRESSKKFSLHLFQLLIEWTETFPYDFRDERMMRHLRDITQKCVAVDQSLRKNVGQIMQALIRKLATLEKYEDVLSRVNAAATERMHSLRTNPAAFQTNIIDVCPSAYVLAQQLTHIELERLANIGPEEFVQSFLKEEKNDTTLRLLDLKRTKNLEAYVEWFNRLSYLVATEVCMHIKKKHRAKLIEYFIDVARECYNIGNFNSLMAIMSGLNLSPVTRLKKTWGKVNMDKFEILEHQMDPSGNFNTYRQSLRAAMQRALGAQDGACDKIVIPFFSLFVKDLYFLNEGCRNKLANGYINFQKFWQTAKQVTEFMTWKQVECPYPRDRQALNYLLTAPVFSENSLYLASYESEGPETNYERDQYKTLKLQCSAANK
- the LOC139953301 gene encoding ras-GEF domain-containing family member 1B-like isoform X5; protein product: MARVHLRWWMPDYLPCSQKPNGVDSCVLCYCRCCQHSQVCNNKKDDQMRSLPQTSGLPAMFAEKFAVETSNTKPCNGQSSEAACQEDETTPALVYQDGNLNSGTLEAFVQHMVPTVDYYPDRTYLFAFLLNSRLFIKPHQLLHDVCQVCIRQQKLGSPEMDRESSKKFSLHLFQLLIEWTETFPYDFRDERMMRHLRDITQKCVAVDQSLRKNVGQIMQALIRKLATLEKYEDVLSRVNAAATERMHSLRTNPAAFQTNIIDVCPSAYVLAQQLTHIELERLANIGPEEFVQSFLKEEKNDTTLRLLDLKRTKNLEAYVEWFNRLSYLVATEVCMHIKKKHRAKLIEYFIDVARECYNIGNFNSLMAIMSGLNLSPVTRLKKTWGKVNMDKFEILEHQMDPSGNFNTYRQSLRAAMQRALGAQDGACDKIVIPFFSLFVKDLYFLNEGCRNKLANGYINFQKFWQTAKQVTEFMTWKQVECPYPRDRQALNYLLTAPVFSENSLYLASYESEGPETNYERDQYKTLKLQCSAANK